The genomic window CGCAACCTGAGCGAAGCCCGCGAAGTGCAATCCATCATCGATCTTGGCGACTTTCGCATCGATATCCCGCAACATCGCGTCACCGTCCGCGGTAACGATGTTCATCTCACGCCAAAGCAGTTCGATCTTCTGGTTTATTTTGCGCAGCATGCAGGAAACGTGCTGACCCATCGCGCACTCCTTCAGGCAGTATGGGGTGTCAACGCCGACCAGCCGGAGTATCTGCGCGTCAGCATTGGCCAGTTGCGAAAGAAAATCGAAACATCCGAAGAACCCCGGTATATTCTCACCGAGCCATGGGTCGGCTATCGCTTTCGTCCTACCGGCAGCGACGACCTGTAGCCATCTTTACGAACTCTTTATAAATTCCCTACGGACTCTTTACGGCAAACTCGATGAAATAGCTCTGGGGCATCAGGAATAGGCCCCAGGAGAGTTTTATGCTGAGCCTCTTGTGTGGCGTGGCCACTTACATCGTGACATTTGCTCTCATGATGTTTTGCCATCGTTACCTGAAGGCTCGGCGAAACGCCAAGCGAGGTTCTTCGCCAACGCGTAGGCCAAAAGAAAAGACCAGATTCGATTCAGATAGGTTCTGCTTCCTCCTGTTATGTGTCGCACTTGCATTCGGGAAGGCAGCAACACGTCCGTAGAAGTTTTATATAGTCCGCTCAAGTAGCGGACTGGATTACAGAAAGGAATTGCCCATGTGGGACCTCGGATGCATCGCAGCAAGCATAGCCTTCTTCGCCATCGCCATACTCTACCTCTTCGGTTGTGGACGTCTCGATTTCACGGAGCGCAAATAAATGCTTGAAACTCTCTTTCTCTCGCTCGTCTCTCTCGCTCTTTTCGTCTATCTCGTCTATGCGCTTCTGCGCCCCGAAAAATTTTAAAAGGGAAGTGCTTCAATGACCGCTAACGGCTGGCTACAAATCTTCTTCTTCTTCGCTCTCGTCCTCATCTGCGCGAAGCCTCTCGGCATCTATATGGCCCGCGTCTTTGAGCGCGAGCGCACCTTTGCAGATCCTCTCCTGCGCCCATTCGAGCGCCTCATCTATCGCCTTACAGGCATCGACGAAACACACGAGATGGGCTGGAAAGAGTATGGCGCCGTCATGCTGCTTTTCAGCCTCGTGACCATGCTGGCCACCTACGCAATAGAAAGGCTGCAACACTTCCTGCCACTCAATCCGCAGCACCTTGCGGCAGTGGCACCCGATCTCGCCTTCAATACGGCTGCGTCCTTCACGACGAATACCAACTGGCAGTCCTATGTCCCCGAGGCGACGATGAGTTACCTCACCCAGATGGCAACTCTCGCATATCATAATTTCTTTTCTGCGGCGGTCGGCATAGCGCTGGCCATTGCCTTCATACGCGGCATCGCGCGTCGCGAGTCGAAGACCTTGGGCAACTTCTGGGTCGACACCACGCGCGCATCCCTATGGGTGCTTCTGCCCACCTGCTTCATCTATGCCCTTCTTCTCGTCTCTCAGGGCGTCATCCAGAATTTTCGCCCCTATGATCAGGCGAAGCTTGTTCAGACGCAGACGGTTACGACCACTGGCACAGATGGCAAGTCCACAACGCAGACTGTGACGACGCAAAACATCGCACAAGGCCCGGTCGCATCGCAAGAAGCCATCAAGATGCTTGGCACCAACGGCGGCGGCTTCTTCAACACCAACAGCGCTCATCCATTTGAAAATCCCACACCATTTTCAAATTTGCTGGAGATGTTATCCATCTTTCTTATCCCTGCCGGACTGACCGTCACCCTGGGCAGAATGGTGCGGTCCCCCGCCCATGGATGGGCCGTATTTGCCGCCATGTCTGTGCTCTTTTTCGCTGGTGTTGTCATTGCCTACCATGCTGAGGCAGCGCCAAACCCGTTGCTGCACACCGCGACGATGCACATTGATCAACACACAACCGCGATGCAACCCGGCGGCAATATGGAAGGCAAGGAAGTCCGCTTCGGCATTGCCAACTCCGCTCTCTTTGCCACCGTCACCACCGACGCCAGTTGCGGAGCCGTCAACGCCATGCACGACTCCTTCATGCCCCTCGGCGGTCTCGTCCCTCTAGTGAACATCATGCTCGGCGAGATCATCTTCGGGGGTGTCGGATCGGGCATGTACGGCATGTTGATCTTCGTCATCCTCTCCGTCTTTATTGCAGGCCTGATGGTCGGACGCACTCCGGAATACCTCGGCAAAAAGATCGAATCCTTTGACGTCAAAATGGCCATGCTGTACGTTCTCATCTTTCCTCTCTCCATCCTCGGCTTCACCGCAATTTCATTGATGATGCCGAACCTCGGACTCTCCGCGCTCGCCAACACCGGTCCGCATGGCCTCTCCGAGATTCTCTACGCCTATACCTCGGCCACCGGCAACAACGGTTCTGCATTCGCGGGCCTCAGCGCTAACACGCATTGGTATAACTTATCGCTCGCCGCGGCCATGCTGATCGGTCGTTTCCTGATGATTGTCCCCATGCTCGCTGTCGCAGGCAATCTCGCGAAGAAAAAGCTGGTGCCTCCATCGGCCGGAACCTTCCCGGTGCATACACCCCTTTTCACTGTACTTCTGGTCGGAGTCATCCTGATCGTCGGCGCCCTCACCTTCTTCCCGGCGCTCTCACTCGGACCTCTCCTCGAGCACTTGCTCCTGCAAGCCGGAAAAACCTTCTAAGCGAGAAAGAAAGAGATCATCATGGCAAATACACGTAAACGCTCTCTCTGGGATACAAAAATCGTTCGCCGCGCTTTGGTCGATGCGCTTGTCAAGCTCAGTCCGCGAACCATGATGAAAAATCCCGTCATGTTCGTGGTCGAGATTGGGAGCGTCATTACATCGATCTATCTCTTCCGCGACATTGTTGCTCACAATCACACCTTAGGCTTCGACCTGCAGATCACTCTCTGGCTGTGGTTCACCGTGCTCTTCGCCAACTTCGCCGAAGCAATGGCGGAAGGTCGCGGCAAAGCGCAGGCCGATGCTCTGCGCCGCGCCAAATCTGAGACCACAGCAATGCGCCTTCTGCCAAACGGCAAGAGCGAAGAGGTCGCCAGCTCTCAGCTTCGTGCCGGAGATCTCGTCTTCATCATCGCTGGCGGCATGATCCCCGGCGATGGCGAAGTCATCGAAGGCGTAGCATCCGTAGACGAATCCGCTATCACCGGAGAATCTGCTCCTGTCATCCGCGAGGCTGGCGGTGACCGCTCCGCCGTCACAGGAGGCACACGCGTTCTCTCCGATCAGATCAAAGTGCGCATCACCTCCAACCCCGGAGAGACTTTCCTCGATCGCATGATCGCTCTCGTCGAAGGCGCCGAGCGCCAGAAGACGCCCAATGAGATCGCGCTCAACATTCTTCTCGCTGGACTCACCATCATCTTTCTGCTCGCGGTCTTCACCCTGCAGCCCATCGCGATCTATTCCAGTGCTCCACAG from Granulicella sp. L56 includes these protein-coding regions:
- the kdpF gene encoding K(+)-transporting ATPase subunit F translates to MLETLFLSLVSLALFVYLVYALLRPEKF
- the kdpA gene encoding potassium-transporting ATPase subunit KdpA translates to MTANGWLQIFFFFALVLICAKPLGIYMARVFERERTFADPLLRPFERLIYRLTGIDETHEMGWKEYGAVMLLFSLVTMLATYAIERLQHFLPLNPQHLAAVAPDLAFNTAASFTTNTNWQSYVPEATMSYLTQMATLAYHNFFSAAVGIALAIAFIRGIARRESKTLGNFWVDTTRASLWVLLPTCFIYALLLVSQGVIQNFRPYDQAKLVQTQTVTTTGTDGKSTTQTVTTQNIAQGPVASQEAIKMLGTNGGGFFNTNSAHPFENPTPFSNLLEMLSIFLIPAGLTVTLGRMVRSPAHGWAVFAAMSVLFFAGVVIAYHAEAAPNPLLHTATMHIDQHTTAMQPGGNMEGKEVRFGIANSALFATVTTDASCGAVNAMHDSFMPLGGLVPLVNIMLGEIIFGGVGSGMYGMLIFVILSVFIAGLMVGRTPEYLGKKIESFDVKMAMLYVLIFPLSILGFTAISLMMPNLGLSALANTGPHGLSEILYAYTSATGNNGSAFAGLSANTHWYNLSLAAAMLIGRFLMIVPMLAVAGNLAKKKLVPPSAGTFPVHTPLFTVLLVGVILIVGALTFFPALSLGPLLEHLLLQAGKTF